TGATTTGCATGAGTTCTATCCCCTCTTACAGGTGCAGGTCGGTGTAGGGCATCAGGGCCAGGAAGCGGGCGCGCTTGACGGCGACCGACAGCTGGCGCTGGTAACCGGCCTTGGTGCCGGTGATGCGCGCCGGCATGATCTTGGCGTTCTCGGTGATGAAGTCCTTCAG
This genomic window from Thauera humireducens contains:
- the rpsR gene encoding 30S ribosomal protein S18 — its product is MAFKPKSKFKKKDDRGGRGLFKRRKFCRFTAEKIEEVDYKDVEILKDFITENAKIMPARITGTKAGYQRQLSVAVKRARFLALMPYTDLHL